In one window of Aquamicrobium sp. DNA:
- a CDS encoding transposase has product VILDNVGFHKSERAADLVRSQGAWMLFLPPYSPDLNPIEMAFSKLKALLRKKAARTFDALCDALGEICDLFDPTQCRNFFKAAGYEAN; this is encoded by the coding sequence GTCATCCTCGACAATGTCGGCTTCCACAAGAGCGAGCGGGCGGCCGATCTGGTGCGCAGCCAAGGCGCGTGGATGCTGTTCCTGCCGCCGTACTCGCCCGACCTGAACCCGATCGAGATGGCCTTCTCAAAGCTCAAGGCCTTGCTGCGAAAAAAGGCCGCCAGAACCTTCGACGCCCTATGCGACGCGCTCGGCGAAATCTGCGACCTGTTCGATCCAACACAGTGCCGAAACTTCTTCAAGGCTGCCGGATATGAGGCCAATTAA
- a CDS encoding PaaI family thioesterase — translation MSIDDDEIVQRISASFEKQGLMRTIGATLGSVRPGQVEIILTPHAGVSQQYGFVHGGALGTIADSAVGFSAMSLMPSDRGVLTTECNMNFLAPAEGDRIIARGKVVKTGRTLTFCQCELFAKRDDQEQLIALFTATLIAVDGRDGISD, via the coding sequence TTGAGCATCGACGACGACGAGATAGTTCAACGCATCAGCGCCAGTTTTGAGAAGCAAGGCTTGATGCGCACGATCGGAGCGACACTGGGCTCTGTCAGGCCGGGTCAAGTCGAGATCATTCTGACGCCGCATGCCGGTGTTTCCCAGCAGTATGGTTTCGTCCACGGTGGCGCGTTGGGTACCATAGCCGACAGCGCTGTCGGTTTTTCAGCCATGAGCCTCATGCCTTCGGATAGGGGCGTCCTCACGACCGAGTGCAATATGAACTTCCTGGCACCTGCCGAGGGCGACCGGATCATCGCGCGCGGCAAGGTGGTCAAGACAGGTCGCACCTTGACCTTCTGCCAATGCGAGCTCTTCGCGAAACGTGACGATCAGGAGCAACTGATTGCGCTGTTCACGGCAACGCTCATCGCCGTGGATGGCCGCGACGGCATCTCAGACTAA
- a CDS encoding dsDNA nuclease domain-containing protein, giving the protein MSRILQLYKSGADFGIAFEFHDDLLELDSMSSPTKVTFFQVKTQKTGTWTLSSISASSGTKGNKTAVNGRSRRAPSTGRTIPSR; this is encoded by the coding sequence CTGTCCCGAATACTCCAGCTTTACAAGAGTGGCGCCGACTTCGGGATCGCGTTTGAATTCCACGACGACCTCCTCGAACTCGACAGCATGAGCAGCCCGACGAAGGTCACCTTCTTCCAAGTGAAGACGCAGAAGACCGGCACGTGGACGCTCTCCAGCATCTCTGCCTCATCGGGTACCAAAGGGAACAAGACTGCGGTCAACGGGAGAAGTCGTCGAGCACCGTCGACAGGTAGAACCATCCCCAGCCGATGA
- a CDS encoding recombinase family protein, with product MSRFWRTNTPSIRVRRSPQEPRRVGRRLFDANTISFVSVTQQFNTTTSMGRLTLNVLLSFAQFEREVTAERIRDKIAASKKKGMWMGGTVPFGYRVENRKLVIDEAAASEVRKLFRRYLELGSVPALVRELNDRGTTTDRRFLSLLHADTGQGRRRPAKAIGKGKLYYMLSNPIYIGRVRHGGNVYPGEHEPIIEKDVFEAVQRKLAEQAPRERGTPVQRDIHLLNGLLFDETGDRLSPIHAGKAGKRYRYYISSRLKAGNSGQTDGWRIPASEIEAIVLQHIRELLADRSMLSGWLQNAGHAASIELGLARAGEASCLLKATASSKETHAIIRTAIRRIDLASNRIRIAFDGTAIASWLAGAASQATASDADLHILNLPLSIRQRGVERRLVIEGQGASLRRYDQPLIDMVARAHAYLETLTNGQGLGRKDVAKRFGVHPEDVSRVLPLAFLSPRIVEAVLTGQQPADLSVRHLARNIELPIAWADQSKVLGI from the coding sequence ATGAGCCGGTTCTGGCGGACGAACACACCGTCGATCAGGGTGAGAAGAAGTCCGCAGGAACCAAGAAGGGTAGGGCGCCGGCTATTCGACGCCAACACCATCTCCTTCGTCTCGGTCACCCAGCAGTTCAACACCACCACCTCGATGGGTCGTCTGACGCTGAACGTGCTTCTGTCATTTGCCCAGTTCGAGCGGGAGGTGACGGCCGAGCGCATCCGCGACAAGATCGCGGCGTCGAAGAAGAAGGGCATGTGGATGGGCGGCACGGTGCCGTTCGGCTACCGTGTCGAGAACAGGAAGCTCGTCATCGACGAAGCCGCGGCATCGGAAGTCAGGAAGCTGTTCAGGCGCTATCTGGAGCTTGGTTCCGTCCCCGCGTTGGTACGGGAGTTGAACGACCGGGGCACGACAACGGACAGGCGTTTCTTATCCTTGCTCCATGCAGATACCGGTCAGGGCCGTCGTCGGCCGGCGAAGGCGATCGGCAAGGGCAAGCTCTACTACATGTTGTCGAACCCGATCTACATTGGTCGCGTCCGGCATGGTGGGAACGTCTATCCGGGCGAGCACGAGCCGATCATCGAGAAGGATGTCTTCGAAGCGGTTCAGCGTAAGCTCGCCGAACAGGCGCCTCGCGAAAGAGGAACGCCAGTTCAGCGTGACATCCATCTTCTCAATGGTCTGCTGTTCGACGAGACCGGTGATCGGCTCAGTCCAATCCATGCCGGCAAGGCTGGGAAACGCTACCGCTACTACATCTCCAGCCGGCTGAAGGCAGGCAACTCAGGTCAAACGGATGGCTGGCGGATTCCTGCTTCTGAGATCGAGGCGATCGTCCTCCAGCATATCAGGGAGCTCCTTGCCGACAGGTCCATGTTGTCAGGCTGGTTGCAGAACGCAGGCCACGCAGCCAGCATCGAGCTGGGATTGGCAAGGGCCGGGGAAGCTTCCTGTCTTCTGAAGGCGACAGCATCATCAAAGGAAACGCATGCGATCATCCGCACAGCGATCCGCCGCATCGACCTTGCTAGCAATCGCATCCGCATTGCGTTCGACGGAACCGCTATCGCTTCCTGGCTGGCGGGCGCTGCATCGCAAGCCACGGCAAGCGATGCCGATCTTCACATCCTCAATCTGCCGTTGTCCATCCGCCAGCGCGGTGTCGAGCGGCGGCTGGTGATCGAAGGGCAGGGCGCATCACTGCGTCGCTATGATCAGCCGCTGATCGACATGGTTGCTCGGGCCCATGCCTATCTGGAAACGCTAACGAATGGGCAGGGGTTGGGTCGTAAGGATGTTGCGAAACGCTTTGGCGTTCATCCCGAGGATGTCAGCCGCGTGTTGCCGCTCGCCTTCCTCTCCCCACGCATCGTTGAGGCGGTCCTGACTGGTCAGCAGCCTGCCGATCTCAGTGTGCGTCATCTGGCCCGCAACATCGAGCTGCCAATCGCATGGGCAGATCAGAGCAAAGTGCTCGGCATCTGA
- a CDS encoding methyltransferase domain-containing protein: MLNTKLKQLALRVPPLRRLWESHRSVLRENEQLRKGLTAKDFNHLLHYARSARLRRLPIRPDTMLSAGCAGLWYFEWIESRLGHLREHIGVEYYTPKPEGLPANVRWIENTVGDMSDVHDASCDVVFSGQNIEHIWPYEAVDFLMEAWRVLKPGGFLIMDSPNRLITRQLNWSHPEHTIELTPDEAATLCELAGFDLRKTYGVWLCDPPGGTIPTLPLVPDENETEWTVPERIICAEDCPSGSFVWWLEATKSERKPDRGALAEHMRQVFEQSWPERAARFKSLVGTRHYDNGRLVVSATANESGFLLYGPYLPLPCGDYEVVFEAVAIGGQGTLIFDVVAAGEVIASAERSVADLSRSKEVRLSFSLSEMRFGLEFRAQSRGGAAFKVWAPIIDIPPDVLPK, from the coding sequence ATGTTGAACACTAAGCTGAAGCAGTTAGCGTTGCGGGTCCCGCCGCTGAGGCGACTTTGGGAATCCCACCGTTCCGTACTCAGGGAGAACGAGCAGTTGCGGAAAGGGCTGACGGCCAAGGATTTCAACCATCTGCTGCACTACGCACGTTCAGCACGGTTGCGGCGCCTCCCCATCAGGCCGGATACCATGCTCAGCGCCGGATGCGCTGGCCTGTGGTATTTTGAATGGATCGAGTCCCGATTGGGGCACCTGCGCGAGCACATCGGCGTCGAGTACTACACGCCGAAGCCAGAGGGGCTTCCGGCGAACGTTCGCTGGATTGAGAACACGGTTGGCGACATGTCAGATGTCCACGACGCCTCCTGCGACGTCGTTTTCTCGGGACAGAACATCGAGCACATCTGGCCTTATGAGGCGGTCGATTTTCTCATGGAGGCGTGGCGGGTCTTAAAGCCCGGCGGGTTCTTGATCATGGATAGCCCGAACCGTCTAATTACTCGGCAACTCAATTGGTCGCATCCAGAACATACGATTGAGCTTACACCCGACGAAGCCGCAACTCTATGCGAACTAGCCGGATTTGATCTCCGGAAAACCTACGGCGTATGGCTGTGTGACCCGCCCGGTGGGACGATCCCTACCTTGCCACTGGTCCCAGACGAGAACGAGACAGAATGGACGGTTCCCGAGCGGATCATCTGTGCTGAGGACTGCCCGTCCGGTTCCTTCGTGTGGTGGCTCGAAGCCACAAAGTCCGAGCGAAAGCCCGATCGCGGCGCTCTAGCCGAACATATGCGGCAAGTTTTCGAGCAATCGTGGCCCGAGCGCGCAGCGCGCTTCAAATCCCTCGTCGGCACGCGTCATTACGACAATGGGCGTCTTGTGGTCTCGGCCACCGCTAACGAAAGTGGCTTTCTCCTGTATGGACCATACCTTCCATTGCCCTGCGGAGACTACGAAGTTGTCTTTGAGGCCGTCGCGATAGGTGGACAAGGCACCCTCATTTTCGACGTTGTTGCGGCTGGCGAGGTTATTGCCAGCGCGGAACGTTCAGTCGCTGACCTCTCCAGATCGAAAGAGGTTCGACTATCATTTTCGCTGTCGGAAATGCGGTTCGGCCTGGAGTTTCGAGCCCAGTCTCGGGGCGGCGCCGCATTCAAGGTGTGGGCTCCGATCATCGACATTCCGCCGGATGTTTTGCCGAAGTAG
- a CDS encoding N-acetylmuramidase family protein — translation MNFAGKALPLSDGDVRTIAGYLGCHVAAVRAVIQVESAGRAFGNDKRPIILNEPHVFYRELGPDAKRDRAVREGLAYAKWGAKPYPRSQPERYAWLKKAMTIDEAAALKSCSWGLGQVMGFNHKVCGFDTVQAFVEAMKYSEGAHLYAIARFIVSKGLQRHLKAKNWSSFAKGYNGSGYAKHGYHTKLAAAYARRPDSEKITPLPASEAQLNALIGKPAPHSAPPAPAKPVPAPKPTQPAPTAPEPAMGFWARLFAALFGRK, via the coding sequence ATGAACTTCGCAGGCAAGGCGTTGCCGTTGTCGGACGGCGACGTGAGAACCATTGCGGGCTATCTCGGCTGCCATGTCGCAGCGGTGCGCGCCGTGATTCAGGTCGAGAGCGCGGGCCGCGCCTTTGGTAATGACAAGCGACCAATCATCCTCAATGAGCCGCATGTCTTCTATCGCGAGCTTGGTCCCGACGCAAAGCGGGATCGCGCCGTACGGGAAGGCCTTGCCTATGCCAAGTGGGGCGCGAAACCATACCCGCGTTCACAGCCTGAACGCTACGCATGGCTGAAAAAGGCCATGACGATCGACGAAGCGGCGGCGCTCAAGTCCTGCTCGTGGGGTCTCGGCCAAGTTATGGGCTTCAACCACAAGGTCTGCGGCTTCGACACCGTTCAAGCCTTTGTCGAGGCCATGAAGTATTCCGAGGGCGCGCACCTCTACGCCATCGCCCGGTTCATCGTCAGCAAGGGGTTGCAGCGGCATTTGAAGGCCAAGAACTGGTCATCGTTCGCCAAGGGCTACAACGGCTCTGGGTACGCGAAGCACGGCTATCACACGAAACTGGCGGCGGCCTATGCGCGTCGACCAGATTCGGAGAAGATAACGCCCCTCCCGGCATCCGAGGCGCAGCTTAACGCGCTCATTGGCAAGCCAGCGCCACACAGCGCCCCGCCAGCGCCCGCGAAGCCCGTTCCAGCTCCAAAGCCCACGCAACCCGCTCCCACCGCTCCTGAGCCCGCCATGGGCTTCTGGGCAAGGCTGTTTGCGGCTCTATTCGGAAGGAAATGA
- a CDS encoding tyrosine-type recombinase/integrase — translation MAGRAVVGTMKFTWRALESRFGPMEADAITIADCRAHIEARRKAGIKDGTIHTELGHLRMVLLWAERHELIDKAPAIERPTKPEPKDAHLTKDEARALIDAANVPHVRLAIMLMVGTGARNEAAMQLTWDRVDFDRRMIQLRNPFDKQRRKGRATVPMNDRLYEALEEAKKGALSPFVIEWAGKQVKSIKKGLKAAGEAINRPDVSPHMLRHSAAVWLAEDGHSMHEIAQFLGHDDVKTTTKVYARYSPTHLRKLADSLAI, via the coding sequence ATGGCCGGCCGCGCCGTTGTCGGAACGATGAAGTTTACGTGGCGGGCACTCGAAAGCCGTTTCGGCCCGATGGAGGCCGACGCCATCACGATAGCTGATTGCCGCGCTCATATCGAAGCGCGCCGGAAGGCCGGGATCAAGGACGGTACGATCCATACCGAATTGGGCCATTTGCGCATGGTCCTGCTTTGGGCCGAGCGGCACGAGTTGATCGACAAGGCCCCGGCCATCGAGCGTCCAACCAAGCCTGAGCCGAAGGACGCGCACCTGACAAAGGATGAGGCGCGGGCACTGATCGACGCGGCGAACGTGCCGCACGTCCGGTTGGCGATCATGCTCATGGTGGGGACCGGAGCGCGCAACGAGGCCGCGATGCAACTGACGTGGGATCGCGTCGATTTCGACCGACGTATGATCCAGTTGCGCAACCCTTTCGACAAGCAGCGGCGCAAGGGGCGCGCCACCGTGCCGATGAATGATCGGCTCTACGAAGCCTTGGAGGAAGCGAAGAAAGGGGCGCTGTCGCCCTTTGTGATCGAGTGGGCCGGCAAGCAGGTCAAGTCGATCAAGAAGGGTCTGAAGGCGGCCGGGGAGGCCATCAATCGCCCTGACGTGTCACCGCACATGCTTCGCCATAGTGCGGCTGTCTGGCTGGCTGAAGACGGCCATTCTATGCACGAGATTGCGCAGTTTCTCGGCCATGACGACGTGAAGACCACGACCAAGGTCTATGCGCGCTATTCGCCCACTCACCTACGCAAACTCGCGGACAGCCTGGCCATCTGA
- a CDS encoding excisionase family DNA-binding protein produces the protein MSRAAVYTPATLAERWACSERKIRLMIERGELPAFRLGKLLRISKEVVESIECQDGASLDYEASSSSHGMTPKASGDVIDLEQMTAKKRSAAPRLDTHNSRAREARR, from the coding sequence ATGAGCAGGGCGGCCGTATACACGCCAGCCACGCTTGCCGAGCGCTGGGCTTGCTCCGAACGGAAAATTCGGCTCATGATTGAGCGCGGGGAGTTGCCTGCCTTCCGGCTGGGCAAGCTGCTGCGCATCAGCAAAGAAGTCGTGGAGAGCATCGAATGCCAGGATGGCGCATCACTCGACTACGAGGCGAGTTCGTCCTCACATGGGATGACGCCGAAGGCATCCGGCGACGTTATCGACTTGGAACAGATGACCGCCAAGAAGCGGAGCGCCGCGCCCCGGCTCGATACGCACAACTCACGCGCCCGAGAGGCAAGACGGTAG
- a CDS encoding HNH endonuclease, whose protein sequence is MARRRFTYKDRARIFAANNGTCHICKQKIDGVREAWEIEHVIAWELTRDDSDENLRPAHIACHKQKTHKQDRPAINEAKRREAKHTGAKRPSSKLAARQKQSKQSRHPYQAPRPLFQEIPQNEIHRDG, encoded by the coding sequence ATGGCCCGTCGCCGCTTTACATACAAGGACCGTGCGCGCATTTTCGCCGCGAATAATGGCACCTGCCATATCTGCAAGCAGAAGATCGACGGGGTTCGCGAGGCTTGGGAGATCGAGCATGTCATCGCTTGGGAGCTAACCCGCGACGACAGCGACGAGAACCTGCGCCCGGCTCATATCGCCTGCCACAAGCAGAAGACGCACAAACAGGACCGCCCCGCCATCAACGAGGCGAAGCGCCGCGAAGCCAAGCACACCGGGGCCAAGCGTCCGTCCTCGAAGCTTGCGGCACGACAGAAGCAATCGAAGCAGTCGCGGCATCCCTATCAGGCACCCCGCCCCCTATTCCAGGAGATACCCCAAAATGAAATACATCGTGACGGTTGA